The genomic window GCCCGAGCCCGAACCGGAGCCGTAGCATGCGAGACCTTGCCCCCACCTCCCTGGAAGCCCGCGAGCAGAACGCCGAACGCCTGCTGCGCGTCTCGGCCAAGCACTCCCACGACCCGCTCACCGAGATCGACTGGCAGGAGCCGATCGATCCCGACCAGTTCGCCCTTCCCCCGCACCGGGTCTCGCTCTACGGCACCCACCTGTGGCAGCGGATGACGCTCCGTCAGCAGGCGAAGCTGAGCACCCACCAGCTGGCCAGCGTCACCGCGGCGGGCATCTGGTTCGAGCTGATCCTGATGCACGGCCTGGTCCGGCACGTCTACGACAGCGACCTGACCACCCAGCACGCGCAGTACGCGCTGACCGAAGTGGCCGACGAGTGCCGACACTCCACGATGTTCGCCAAGTACATCACCAGGACCGGCTACCCCACCGCCCGTCCCAGCCGGCGCGCCGAGCGGCGCGGGCGGCTCCATCTGCTGCTCAACGACACCACGTTGACCTTCGCGGGCGCGATCTTCGTGGAGGAGTTCACCGACGCGATGCAGCGCGAGATGATCCGCGACGAGAGCCTGCAGCCGCTGGCCCGCTCGGTGGCGAAGATCCACGTGATCGAGGAGGCCCGGCACATCGGCTACGCCAAGCCGGAGTTGGAGCGGCGCTGGGCCCGGATGAGCCCGGCGCGGCGGGCGGTGTTCCGCCAGGTGATCGGCGTGCTGGTGTACGAGGCGGTGCTGGAGTGCGTCAACCCGCGGATCTACGCGCTGGCCGGGCTCGACGTCCAGCAGGCCAAGGCGGCAGCGGCGGCCAACCCGCACTGGCAGGCCGCCCGGCGGGACTGGGCCCGCAAGGCGGTCGCCTTCTTCACCGAGCTCGGCATCATCGACCGGCGCAGCGAGGGCATGTGGCGCCGGGCGGGGCTGCTGGGCTGACCCGCCTGACGCGGCACTAGGTCGTCTCGGCCACCAGCGGCTCCGGCGCGGCGTTGTTGAGCCGGGCCAGGCCGCTGCGGGTCGCGACCACCACCACCCGGTCGCCCACCGCGAAGCCCCGGCTGCGGTCGGCGTAGCCCCACTGGTAGTTCTGCGGCGAGCGGGCGAGTCGCACCGCGAGCACCCGCAGGCCGCCGATCGCCTCCACCTCGTTGCGGTTCATCCCGACCAGCGCCCCGCCCTCCTCGGCGACCAGTTCGGCGATCAACAGCACGTGCCGGAAGACCGAGAGGGTGCCGAGCACCTCCCGGCCCATCAGCGCGGCGGCGAAGGCGGGCGCGGCCAGGTAGGAGACCGAGCGCGAGGCGACGTTGCCGAGCGTGGCGTAGACGTGCTGCGCGAAGTCGTCGTCGAACAGGCGAACGACTATCCGCACGTCCTCGCGCAGCGCGCGGGCCTCCAGCGCCGCCTCCAGGTTGACCGCGTCGTCGCTGGTCACCGCGACCACCGCGCGCGCGTGCCGGGCCCTGGCCAGGCGCAGCTGCTCGACCAGCGGCCCGTCCCCCACCACCACCGGTATCCCCAGCGCCCGCATCGCGACGATGCCGCGGGCCAGCGGGTCGCGCTCCAGCGCGGCCACCGGCACCCCGAGTTCGTGCATCTGGGTGGCCACCCGGGTGCCGACGTTGCCCAGGCCCACCACGATCACGTGGCCGCGCAGGCCCGCGCTCGGCGCGCGCGGCAGCCCGCGGCGTCCGGAGGCCAGCGAGTCGACCACGATCGCGGTGAGCACCGGCACCAGGGCGATGCCGCTGAAGGTGATGATCACCTGGGCGACCCGCTGCCAGGGGCCGCCGGTGCCGGCGGTCGGGTCGCCCATCTGGTCGGGCTGGGCGGAGCCGGCCATGTCGAGCAGGGTGAGGTAGAGCGTCCAGCCGAAGCTCCGGTTGAAGTACCAGATGATCAGCGCGGCGGTCGCGATCGCCGCGAAGGCGCCGAAGAGCACCATCCGGATCCGCACCCCGGTGAAGAACCGCAGGGTGTCCAGGAAGCGGTAGAGCAGCCGGAAGCGCAGCGGCACCCGTAGCCGCGGCTCGGTGGGCAGGGTCTGCAGCACCGCCATGCCGTCCGGCTGCCCCGGCCCGCCGCTGCCCCTGCTGGCCCCCGCCACCGGGATCGGGGCACCCTCGCCGAAGGCCTGGGCCAGCCGGATGAAGTCGGTGGAGGCCGGTTCGGTCTCCGGCAGCAGCCGCAGCCTGGTCAGGTCCTGCCGGTCGATCCGGTCGGCGGCCACGCACAGGTGGCCGGCCCGCAGGTCCTCGTCGTAGGCGATGTAGAGGTAGCGGTCGCCGACCTGCACCGAGTTGGGGCGGGCCAGCGCGCCGTTGGCGAAGGCCGGCGCGGCGGTGGCCGAGCCGGAGAGCGCGGCGCAGTTCTTCAGCAGGACCTGGATCTGGTCGCCGAGCCGCTGGTTGAAGATCCGCAGCACGATCCGGATCTCCGGGTTGAGGCCCTGCGCGGCGAGCGCCACGTGGATGTTGGCCTGATCGTCACCGTCGACCAGCGCGATCCCGCGCGCGCCGTCGGCACCGGCGGCCAGCAGCGCCTCCTGGGTGACGCTGCTGAACTCCAGGACGGCCGCCACGCCCTCGATCCGTTCGATCCGCGGCGCGTGGTCGCGCATCCGGTCGGGCACCAGGGCCACTACGGGCACCTCGTAGTGCTCGATCAGTTCCAGGATCAGGCGGTGTGCCAAGGCATTGGCCCCGCAGACGATGTAGTGCTCCCGGAAGCAGGGCGCCGACGGCTCCCCCGCTCCCGGATTCACCCCCCGAGCTACCTGTGTCATAGCCCGGATGGTACTTGCGGATGACCCGGATGGGACCGTCCGTCATCAACCGGGCCACCGATCAATTTCAGCCACTGACGTGGTCTTTACTGTTCATCAGATCACTTAGTGAGACAGACTTCTGACATTCAGTCGTCAATCTGGTTAGATGATCCGCGCCTGCCGCTCGCGGGCCCTCCTGCGCTGCCCCCACGAACCGTCTGCTCGTGCAAGGAACTTGATGTCGTCACAGATACCGCAGGCGGTGACCTGGAGCCTGGGTGCGGGCTTGCTGGTGGCCGCCGGCCTGCTGATCCGCCAGTGGCTCACCGCCAGGTCAAGGGCCCGGTCCCTGGCCGAACTGCGGGAGGCCCTCCGGGCCAGGGACGAGGAGGCGCACCGGCTGGCCACCCGCCAGTTGCCCTCGCTCGCGTCCTCCGCGGTCGCCAGCCCGGTCCCCGTCGAGCCGCTCACCGTCGACCCGCTGTTGGCCGGAACCGACTACGAGCGCAGCCTCCTCGCGGTGGCCGAACAGTTCCGCGGCGCGGTGGAGCAGGCCCAGACGCGCGCCGACCAGAACGCCAAGTCCGCGCTCAAGGGCGCGATGCGGTCACTGCAGGGGCTGGCCAACGAGCAGCAGGTGGCGATCTCCGAGATGCAGGAACGGCACGACCAACCCGCCGTGCTGCGCGATCTGCTGGAGATCGACCACGCCAACTCCCAGTTCGGGCGCCGGGCGCAGGCCATCGCGGTGCTCTGCGGCTCCTGGCCCGGACGCCAGCGCGAGGCCTCCTCGCTGAGCGACGTGGTGCGCGGGGCCAAGTCCCGCGTGCGGGACTACAAGCGGGTCGAGGTGCGCACCCAGGTCGACCTGGCGGTGGTCAGCCGGGCCGTCGAGCCGGTGGTGCTCGCGGTGGCCGAGCTGCTGGACAACGCGGCCCGCCACTCCCAGCCCAACACCACCGTCGAGGTCAACCTCCAGCCCGCGCACAACGGCGCCTGCATCGTGATCGACGACGCTGGCGTCGGGATGGACCCGCGCGAGGCCCAGCTCGCCGGGCAGTTGCTGACCGGTCAGCGCGTGGTGGACGTCACCCGGCTCGGCGACCCGCCGCAGTTCGGCTTCGCCGTGATCGGCGTGCTGGCGGCGCGCTACGGGTTCAGCGTCTCGGTGGACACCCGCTCGCCGTACGGCGGCGTGCGCGCGGTGCTCTTCCTGCCGACCGTGCTGCTCAGCTCGCTCGCCCCCGAGCCCGCCGCCGCCCCGGCGTACGGCGCCCCGCAGCACAGCACGCCCCAGCACAGCACACCCCAGCACACCGCGCCGCAGCAGACCGTGACCCAGCACCCCGCGCCCCTGCACCCCGCGACGCCGCACACCGCGACCCCGCACGGCACCCCCCGCTACAGCGCGCCCCACCACACCGTGACCCAGCACCCAGCCCCCCAGCACCACGCCCCGGCGCCCGCAGCCGCGCCGCACCCCGCGCCCCAGGCCGTGGCCTCCCAGCCCCCCGCCGCTACGCCCGCCGCGGCGCACGGTGCGGCGCTCGGCCGGCTGCCCGGGCCCGGCGACGGCGTCGCCCCCGGCCACGACGGCCACGGCCACGACACCCCGGGGCTCGACAACCACGGCTTCAACAACCGCGGCTACGGCCGCCCCGCCCCGCTGCCCCCGCGCACCGCCGCGCCGCCCCCGCAGGCCGCACCGCTCCCGCACGCGGCCTCGGTCACGCCCACCGCACCCGCCCCGCGCACCGCCGGCGGTCTGCCCAAGCGGCGCCGGCGCGAGCCGCTGAGCGAGGCCCAGCTCGCCGAGGTCGAGCAGGCCGCCGAGGCGGCCGAGGGCGCGGCCCCCGCCACCGAGCTGCCCGCGGAGTGGACCAGGGACGCGCAGGCCACCGCCCGCCGGCTCGGCGCCTTCGCCCGCGGCACCCGGGCGGGGCGGGAGTCCGACCCCGACCTGCCGCCCCCGGGCTACGGCCGCCACGCCGCGCGCCCCGACGGCACCGCACCAGACGATCCCTTCACCGGCTGACCCCCTGGCAGCCACCCGCGGCTGGTCCCCCGGCACAGCCGCCGTCCGCCCCCCGCTAGGAGCCCTGCGATGAACAGCCGGCTGAACAGCCACCCGACCAACGATCTCGGCTGGATGCTCGACGACGTCCTGCTCGTTCCCGAGGCCCGGCACGCGATCCTGCTGTCCGCCGACGGCCTGCTGCGCGCGCACTCGGCGGGCATCAGCCGCGACGAGGCGGACCGGCAGGCCGCCGCGCTCTCCGGGGTCCAGTCGATCAGCCGCAGCACCGCCGGGTTCCTCGGCGCCACCCCGACCCCCTGGCGGCAGACCCTGATCGAGTTCGCCGGCGGCTACGTCTTCCTGGTCGCCGCCGGCCCCGGTGCCTACCTGGCGGTCTCCGCGGGGGAACGGGTGGACATGGAGGCGGTGAGCTACCGGATGCAGAAGCTGGTGGACCGCCTCGGCAAGGAACTGAGCACCCCGCCCCGGCACGACCTGGGAGCCCTGCGATGAGCGCGGCGCGGCGCGACCGGGGCTTAGTGCGGCCCTACGTGGTCACCAACGGGCGGTTCGAGCCGACCCGCAACACCTTCGACCTGGTCACCCTGGTCACCGCCATGCCGGACCGCCCGCTCGCCGGGCTCGGCCCCGAGCAGCGGCGGCTGGTGGAGCTGTGCCTGCACGGCTCGCTCTCGCTCGCCGAGGTGGCCGCGCACCTGCACCTGCCGGTCAGCGTCACCAAGGTGCTGCTCGGCGACCTGGTCGACAGCGGCCACCTGATCACCAGGGCGGCCGTGCCGCGCGCCCAACTGCCCACCTACCAACTGCTCCAGGAGGTGCTCGATGGTCTCCGCGCCCGGCTCTGACATGCTGCCCGGCACCCTGGCCGCGCCCGCCCCGGGGCAGGTCAGCTACCTGGGCGAGGGCATCCAGACCGCCGTCAAGCTGCTGATCACCGGGCACTTCGCGGTCGGCAAGACCACCTTCGTCGGCACCCTCTCGGAGATCGAGCCGCTGCGCACCGAGGAGCCGATGACCCAGGCCAGCGTGCTGGTCGACGACCTGACCGGGGTGCCGAACAAGGAGACCACCACGGTCGCGATGGATTTCGGCCGCCTGACGCTCAGTCAGAGCCTGGTCCTCTACCTGTTCGGCGCCCCCGGCCAGCAGCGGTTCACCCCGCTGTGGCGGGACATGACGCTCGGCGCGCTCGGCGCCCTGGTGCTCGCCGACACCCGGCGCCTGGAGCACTCCTTCCCGGTGATGGACCTGCTGGAGGAGCACGGGCTGCCGTACGCGGTGGCGGTCAACCGCTTCGACGGCGCACCGGAGTTCGCCGAGGACGAGCTGCGCGAGGCGCTCGACCTGCTGCCCAGCACGCCGCTGGTGACCTGCGACGCCCGCGACCCGGAGTCGGCCACCCTGGCGCTGATCTCTCTCGTCCAGTACCTGCTTCGCACCACCGACCAGGAGTCCGCGTGAACGCCCCTTCGCCACCGCCCGGTTGCCCGGCCCACCAGCCGCGGCCCACCGGTTTCCCGCTCTACGGCGCGGAGTTCGCCACCGACCCGGCCGCCGTCTACGCCCGGCTGCGGGCGTACGGCCCGCTCGCCCCGGTCGAGCTCTACCCGGGCACCACCGCGACCCTGGTGCTCTCCTACCAGGCGGCGCTGGAGGTCCTGCGCAGCCCGGAGACCTTCTCCAAGGACTCCCGCCGCTGGCGCGGCCTGGCGGACGGCCGGGTCGCCCCGGACAACCCGGCCGTGCCGATGATGGCGCACCGGCCCAACGCGCTGTTCAGCGACGGCGACGCGCACGACCGGCTGCGCGGCGCGGTGACCGACTCGCTGGACCGGGTCGACCCGAACGCGCTGCGCGGCTACGTCGAGCGCAGCGCCGACCGGCTGATCGACGCCTTCGCCGGACGCGGCTCCGCCGACCTGGTGGCCGACTACGCCAGGGCGCTGCCGCTGCTGGTCTTCAACGAGCTGTTCGGCTCCCCCGCGCACCTGGGCGACCGGCTGGTGGCCGGCATGACGGGCATCTTCGACGGCGTCGACGCCGAACGGGCCAACGCCGAACTCACCGGCGCGCTGCTGGAGTTGGTGGCCCTCAAGCGGGCCGAGCCGGGCGCCGACGTGACCAGCTGGCTGATGGCCCATCCGGCCGCGCTGACCGACGAGGAGATGCTGCACCAGCTGGTGCTGCTGATGGGCGCGGGCACCGAGCCGCAGCTCAACCTGATCAGCAACACGCTGCGGCTGCTGCTCGCCGACGACCGCTTCGCCGGCGACCTGGCCGGCGGCACCCTGCCGGTGGACGACGCGCTGGACGAGGTGCTGTGGACCGACCCGCCGATGGCCAACTACGGGGTGCACTTCCCGGTGCGGGACGTCGAGATGGGCGGCGTGCTGCTGCCGGAGGGCGAGCCGGTGGTGGTCAGCTTCGCGGCTGCCAACACGGACCCGGCGCTGGCCGGGCGCGCCCGCGGCGGCAACCGGGCCCACCTGGCCTGGAGCGCGGGCCCGCACACCTGCCCGGCCCAGGGCCCGGCCCGGCTGATCGCCGCGGTGGCCGTCGAGAAGCTGCTGGACCGGCTGCCGGACCTGGAGCTGGCCATCAAGCCCGATGAACTGCGGTGGCGCCCGGGGCCGTTCCACCGCGCGCTGGCCGACCTGCCGGTGTACTTCCCGCCGGCCACCGGCACCGCGCCGCTCGCCCATCCGGCGGCCCCCGGCAGCCTGCTCACGACGGCCTCGGCGATCCCCACCGCGCCCGCCGCCCCGCAGCCGGCACCGACCGCACCCCACCCCACCCCTGGAGGCCCTGCATGGAACCCGACCGCTGCCCCTTCCGGATCGACCCGAGCGGAAGCGACATCTACGGCGAGGCCCGCCGCATCCACCAGGACGGGCCGGTGGCCAAGGTGGAGCTCCCTGGTGGCGTGGTTGCGTGGTCGGTAGGCAACCAGCAGCTGATCAAGCAGCTGCTGGCGGACCCCCGGGTCTCCAAGAGCGCCCGCCAGCACTGGCCCGCGCTCATCAACGGTGAGATCCCCGCCGACTGGCCGCTGATGATCTGGGTGGCGGTCGACAACATGTTCACCGCCTACGGCGCCGAGCACCGCCGGCTGCGCCGCCTGGTGGCCGGCTCCTTCACCAACCGGCGCACCGAGGCGCTGCGCCCGCGCGTCGAGCGGATCACCGAGGACCTGCTGACCGCGCTCGCCACCACCCCCGCCGGCACCGCCGCCGACCTGCGCGAGGGGTACGCCTACCCGCTGCCGATCCAGGTGATCTGCGAGCTGTTCGGCGTCCCCGAGCACCTCCACCCCGGCCTGCGCGGCTGCGTGGACGGCTTCTTCGACACCACCATCACGCCCGAGGCCGCCCAGGCCAACGCCGAGGAGGTCTACCGGATCCTCGGCGAGCTGGTCGCGATCAAGCGCAAGGAACCGGCCGACGACCTGACCAGTGCGCTGATCGCCGCCCGGGACACCGAGGCGGACGGCGAGGACGCCGCCGGCGGCAGCACGCTCACCGAGAAGGAACTGCTCGACACCCTGCTGCTGGTGATCAGCGCCGGCCACGAGACCACGGTCAACCTGCTGGACAACGCGATCCACCTGCTGCTGACCCACCCCGAGCAGCTGGCCCTGGTCCGTTCGGGCCGGGCCTCCTGGAACGACGTGATCGACGAGACGCTGCGGGTGCAGTCACCGGTGGCCAACCTGCCGCTGCGCTACGCCCTGGAGGACATCCAGGCCGGCGACGTGCTGATCCGCAAGGGCGAGGCGATCATGGCGGCCTACGCCACCGCCGGTCGCGACGAGGCGGTGCACGGCGCGGACGCGGACGTCTTCGACCTCACCCGCGAGGTCAAGGACCACGTCGCCTTCGGCCACGGCGCGCACTTCTGCCTGGGCGCCCCGCTGGCCCGCCTGGAGGCCGCGGTCGCCCTGCCGGCGCTCTTCGAGCGGTTCCCCGACCTGGCGCTCGCGGAGGGCGGGTTGACGCCGATGGAGTCGTTCATCTCCAACGGCCACCGGCAGCTGCCGGTGGTGCTGCGCCCGGCCGCGAGCTGACGGTCACTCGGCCGGCCCGGAGTTCCGGGCCGGCCGGGTGCACCCGCTCAGATCCCGTGGTCGCGCAGCGGGCCGACCGCGAGCCCCCGCTGCTCGCACAGCTCCAGCAGCCGGGGCAGCGCACCCAGCGTGGCGCGCCAGGACTCGGGCGCGGAGGTGCAGTCCGAGTCGTGCAGCAGCACGGTGCCGCCGGCCAGCGGGGTGCGGGTGAGGGTGCGCAGCACCGACTCGGGCGTGGCCGAGGCGGTCCAGTCCCGTCCCCAGTGGGTCCAGAGCACCGGCGTCAGCCCGTTCTCCTTCGCCGCGTAGAGCGCCGAGGCGCTCAGCACCCCGTACGGCGGCCGGTACCAGCGCGGCTGCTGTCCGGTGACGGAGGCCACCAGGTCGCGGGCCCGCGCCACGTCGTCGCGGGTGGCCCGGGGCGAGCGGACCAGCAGCGGGCGGTGCTCCCAGCCGTGCACCGCCACCTCGTGCCCGGCCTCGACCAGTTCCCGGCCGAGCTCGGGAGCCCGCTGCAGCATCCGGCCGAGCAGGAAGAAGGTCGCCCTGGTGCCGGTCTTCGCCAGCTCCGCCAGGAAGCGCGGGGTGGAAGCCGGATCCGGGCCGTCGTCGAAGGTCAGCGCGACGTGGCCCGGGTCGCCGGGGCCGCTCAGCCCCGGGGCGAGCAGCGGGCGCAGCGGGCCGAGCGAGGTGAGCGCGGGCAGGCTGTGGCCCACCGCGAGGGCGCCGGCGGTCAGCGCCAGCGTACGGACCGGCTTCACGAGGCCACCTCCAGGATCGTCGCCGGAGCGGGCAGCCCGCCGGCCAGGTCGGCCACGATCGCGTCGGGCCGGGCGGCGGGCCGCCGGCGCGGCGCGGCGCCCTGGGCGAGCGCATCGGCCAAGGCGGCCCCCAGCCGCTTCTCCTCGCGTATCCAGTCGGCCAGTCCGGCCTCGTCCAGCGCGGCGGCGTTGGTCACCCCGTGCCCCGGCAGGCAGCGGTAGCTGACCACCGGCAGGCCGCTGGCCATCGCCTCCAGCGAGGTGAGGCCGCCGGCGTTCTGCACCACCACGTCGCAGGCCCGCAGCAGGTCCGGCATGTCGTCCACCCAGCCGAGCGCCACGCCGTGGCCGGCGGCGGAGATCCGCTCGCGCATCGCCTCGTTGTGCCCGCAGACGGTGACCGGCACGGCCCGGCCCGAGGCGGCGATCTCGCGGGCCGTCAGCTCGACCTCGCCGACCCCCCAGGAGCCGGCCGTGACCAGCGCGATCGGTCCCTCGGCGGGCAGCCCGAAGCGGGCCCGCGCGCGCCGCCGCTCGGCCGCCGAGCGGGCCGGGCGGAAGGCCGGGCCGACCAGCGGGTCGCAGATCTCCACCCGGCGCGCGCCGTGGCGCTGCGCCTGGTCGGCGGCGACCGGGTGCAGCGCGAGGTGCAGGTCGACGCCCTCGGCCACCCAGAGCGGGTGCACCGACATGTCGGTGAGGAAGGTGGCCACCGGCACCGCCAGCCGGCCGCGCCGGCGCAGCCGGCCCAGCGCCTGGCTGGCCAGCGGGTAGGTGGAGACCACCGCGGCCGTCCCGGCCCCGGCCAGCTTCGCGGTCCGCCGGCCGCCGGCCACCGCGAACAGGGCGCCGACCAGCGCCGCGGAGTGCCGGTTCTTCTCCAGGCCGCGCAGCAGCCAGCCCCAGGCCCAGGGCGCGACCTTGAGCTCCAGCGCGTAGCTGCCGCGCAGCAGCCGCCCGCAGCCGCGCGGCAGCAGGTCGAGGAAGTCGTGGCACTCGGCGTCGAACCCGGCCGTCCGCAGGCGGCGGACCAGTTCGCGGGCGGCGCCGTCGTGGCCCGCCCCCACGCTCGCGGACACGACGACGATCCGGCGCGGCTGTGTCGACCGCATCAGGCTCCTTCCAGAGCGGGTCGCGGCCGACCGCCGACGGCGGAGACCGCACCCGCGACTCCACTGCGTCTGACGGATGTACCGGGGAGAACGGGGTGTCCGGCGGTGCGCGGGCCGATCCCTGACCCGCGCACCGAGCACCCCGACTCCCTTGGCCGGGCTCGGTCGGGAACCTGAGGAACCGCCCCCGGCACACCGGTCCGATCCGGTCGGGCCGGGCGGCCCCGGTGTCGACGTCCGCCCCACCGCCCCGGTGGGCCGGTCAGGCACGTGACGGTAGGCCGCCCAGCGGGAGTCCATGTGGCGGTTGACCGGACACCAGGTGTCCGGACCCCGACGGGTCGGCCAACTGCGCACCGAATCGCCCGGGATGACCGGGTTGCCGGTGACCGGCGCCCTGCGTGCACCCGCCCTGTGGACTGCTGCGGCACAGCATGGGCGGCGGTTGCTGAAGCCGGGCTGAAGGCAGCTGAAGCCGTCTTCAGCAAACGCCTAGGCACGCCTGGGATCCTGGTCGGCATGCGGGTACTGGTGGTGGAGGACGAGCGGCGACTGGCCGCGGCGCTGCAGCGCGGGCTGCAGGCCGAGGGCATGACCGTCGACGTGGCCCACGACGGGCCTCAGGGCCTGTGGCTGGCGGGCGAACACGACTACGACGTGAT from Kitasatospora sp. NBC_01250 includes these protein-coding regions:
- a CDS encoding MGDG synthase family glycosyltransferase, which translates into the protein MRSTQPRRIVVVSASVGAGHDGAARELVRRLRTAGFDAECHDFLDLLPRGCGRLLRGSYALELKVAPWAWGWLLRGLEKNRHSAALVGALFAVAGGRRTAKLAGAGTAAVVSTYPLASQALGRLRRRGRLAVPVATFLTDMSVHPLWVAEGVDLHLALHPVAADQAQRHGARRVEICDPLVGPAFRPARSAAERRRARARFGLPAEGPIALVTAGSWGVGEVELTAREIAASGRAVPVTVCGHNEAMRERISAAGHGVALGWVDDMPDLLRACDVVVQNAGGLTSLEAMASGLPVVSYRCLPGHGVTNAAALDEAGLADWIREEKRLGAALADALAQGAAPRRRPAARPDAIVADLAGGLPAPATILEVAS
- a CDS encoding roadblock/LC7 domain-containing protein, whose protein sequence is MNSRLNSHPTNDLGWMLDDVLLVPEARHAILLSADGLLRAHSAGISRDEADRQAAALSGVQSISRSTAGFLGATPTPWRQTLIEFAGGYVFLVAAGPGAYLAVSAGERVDMEAVSYRMQKLVDRLGKELSTPPRHDLGALR
- a CDS encoding ATP-binding protein; translated protein: MSSQIPQAVTWSLGAGLLVAAGLLIRQWLTARSRARSLAELREALRARDEEAHRLATRQLPSLASSAVASPVPVEPLTVDPLLAGTDYERSLLAVAEQFRGAVEQAQTRADQNAKSALKGAMRSLQGLANEQQVAISEMQERHDQPAVLRDLLEIDHANSQFGRRAQAIAVLCGSWPGRQREASSLSDVVRGAKSRVRDYKRVEVRTQVDLAVVSRAVEPVVLAVAELLDNAARHSQPNTTVEVNLQPAHNGACIVIDDAGVGMDPREAQLAGQLLTGQRVVDVTRLGDPPQFGFAVIGVLAARYGFSVSVDTRSPYGGVRAVLFLPTVLLSSLAPEPAAAPAYGAPQHSTPQHSTPQHTAPQQTVTQHPAPLHPATPHTATPHGTPRYSAPHHTVTQHPAPQHHAPAPAAAPHPAPQAVASQPPAATPAAAHGAALGRLPGPGDGVAPGHDGHGHDTPGLDNHGFNNRGYGRPAPLPPRTAAPPPQAAPLPHAASVTPTAPAPRTAGGLPKRRRREPLSEAQLAEVEQAAEAAEGAAPATELPAEWTRDAQATARRLGAFARGTRAGRESDPDLPPPGYGRHAARPDGTAPDDPFTG
- a CDS encoding DUF742 domain-containing protein produces the protein MSAARRDRGLVRPYVVTNGRFEPTRNTFDLVTLVTAMPDRPLAGLGPEQRRLVELCLHGSLSLAEVAAHLHLPVSVTKVLLGDLVDSGHLITRAAVPRAQLPTYQLLQEVLDGLRARL
- a CDS encoding GTP-binding protein; translation: MVSAPGSDMLPGTLAAPAPGQVSYLGEGIQTAVKLLITGHFAVGKTTFVGTLSEIEPLRTEEPMTQASVLVDDLTGVPNKETTTVAMDFGRLTLSQSLVLYLFGAPGQQRFTPLWRDMTLGALGALVLADTRRLEHSFPVMDLLEEHGLPYAVAVNRFDGAPEFAEDELREALDLLPSTPLVTCDARDPESATLALISLVQYLLRTTDQESA
- a CDS encoding polysaccharide deacetylase family protein, whose amino-acid sequence is MKPVRTLALTAGALAVGHSLPALTSLGPLRPLLAPGLSGPGDPGHVALTFDDGPDPASTPRFLAELAKTGTRATFFLLGRMLQRAPELGRELVEAGHEVAVHGWEHRPLLVRSPRATRDDVARARDLVASVTGQQPRWYRPPYGVLSASALYAAKENGLTPVLWTHWGRDWTASATPESVLRTLTRTPLAGGTVLLHDSDCTSAPESWRATLGALPRLLELCEQRGLAVGPLRDHGI
- a CDS encoding AurF N-oxygenase family protein, which encodes MRDLAPTSLEAREQNAERLLRVSAKHSHDPLTEIDWQEPIDPDQFALPPHRVSLYGTHLWQRMTLRQQAKLSTHQLASVTAAGIWFELILMHGLVRHVYDSDLTTQHAQYALTEVADECRHSTMFAKYITRTGYPTARPSRRAERRGRLHLLLNDTTLTFAGAIFVEEFTDAMQREMIRDESLQPLARSVAKIHVIEEARHIGYAKPELERRWARMSPARRAVFRQVIGVLVYEAVLECVNPRIYALAGLDVQQAKAAAAANPHWQAARRDWARKAVAFFTELGIIDRRSEGMWRRAGLLG
- a CDS encoding cytochrome P450 family protein, producing the protein MVAWSVGNQQLIKQLLADPRVSKSARQHWPALINGEIPADWPLMIWVAVDNMFTAYGAEHRRLRRLVAGSFTNRRTEALRPRVERITEDLLTALATTPAGTAADLREGYAYPLPIQVICELFGVPEHLHPGLRGCVDGFFDTTITPEAAQANAEEVYRILGELVAIKRKEPADDLTSALIAARDTEADGEDAAGGSTLTEKELLDTLLLVISAGHETTVNLLDNAIHLLLTHPEQLALVRSGRASWNDVIDETLRVQSPVANLPLRYALEDIQAGDVLIRKGEAIMAAYATAGRDEAVHGADADVFDLTREVKDHVAFGHGAHFCLGAPLARLEAAVALPALFERFPDLALAEGGLTPMESFISNGHRQLPVVLRPAAS
- a CDS encoding cytochrome P450 encodes the protein MNAPSPPPGCPAHQPRPTGFPLYGAEFATDPAAVYARLRAYGPLAPVELYPGTTATLVLSYQAALEVLRSPETFSKDSRRWRGLADGRVAPDNPAVPMMAHRPNALFSDGDAHDRLRGAVTDSLDRVDPNALRGYVERSADRLIDAFAGRGSADLVADYARALPLLVFNELFGSPAHLGDRLVAGMTGIFDGVDAERANAELTGALLELVALKRAEPGADVTSWLMAHPAALTDEEMLHQLVLLMGAGTEPQLNLISNTLRLLLADDRFAGDLAGGTLPVDDALDEVLWTDPPMANYGVHFPVRDVEMGGVLLPEGEPVVVSFAAANTDPALAGRARGGNRAHLAWSAGPHTCPAQGPARLIAAVAVEKLLDRLPDLELAIKPDELRWRPGPFHRALADLPVYFPPATGTAPLAHPAAPGSLLTTASAIPTAPAAPQPAPTAPHPTPGGPAWNPTAAPSGSTRAEATSTARPAASTRTGRWPRWSSLVAWLRGR
- a CDS encoding NAD-binding protein; this translates as MTQVARGVNPGAGEPSAPCFREHYIVCGANALAHRLILELIEHYEVPVVALVPDRMRDHAPRIERIEGVAAVLEFSSVTQEALLAAGADGARGIALVDGDDQANIHVALAAQGLNPEIRIVLRIFNQRLGDQIQVLLKNCAALSGSATAAPAFANGALARPNSVQVGDRYLYIAYDEDLRAGHLCVAADRIDRQDLTRLRLLPETEPASTDFIRLAQAFGEGAPIPVAGASRGSGGPGQPDGMAVLQTLPTEPRLRVPLRFRLLYRFLDTLRFFTGVRIRMVLFGAFAAIATAALIIWYFNRSFGWTLYLTLLDMAGSAQPDQMGDPTAGTGGPWQRVAQVIITFSGIALVPVLTAIVVDSLASGRRGLPRAPSAGLRGHVIVVGLGNVGTRVATQMHELGVPVAALERDPLARGIVAMRALGIPVVVGDGPLVEQLRLARARHARAVVAVTSDDAVNLEAALEARALREDVRIVVRLFDDDFAQHVYATLGNVASRSVSYLAAPAFAAALMGREVLGTLSVFRHVLLIAELVAEEGGALVGMNRNEVEAIGGLRVLAVRLARSPQNYQWGYADRSRGFAVGDRVVVVATRSGLARLNNAAPEPLVAETT